The Exiguobacterium mexicanum genome includes a window with the following:
- a CDS encoding Rqc2 family fibronectin-binding protein has protein sequence MAYDGLMTYRVVTELQALVGGRINRVHQPYSLDLMIQVRSNRQSVQLLVSANAMYARLQLTDNPTKNPQEPPMFCMMLRKHIEGGFITAVEQIGRDRVIVLSIRSRNELGDEENKKVYIELMGRHSNVVLTNEDGKILDAIKHLPPSQNTYRTIMPGSDYLLPPAQDKCDPLTEREAGLKRIDWNAGKLDKQLVASFAGLSPQIAQEIVHRAKLPNRASIEEAFIGVMADLEGPFVFQQLASGKERFSPIVLTSGEITAEERYETSKDVLDRFFYEKANRDRVKQQAHDVERLLKSELEKNILKRKRLLDDLKATERSDELQKYGELLTTYLFQLEKGMTVAHVVDYYDEEGGMIDIPLNPLKTPNENAQAYYKKYNKLKVAKIEVQKQIELNDAEIHYLETLVAQLDVASPADIVEIREELAEGGYMKQRSQKKKQTKKVTLEAYTSSTGTEFFVGKNNTQNDHLTFKFARRDEIWLHVKDIPGSHVIIRSSEPDETTLLEAATVAAYFSKARASSGVPVDYTKARYVKKPSGAKPGFVIYTDQQTVYVTPDERLVKSLQQ, from the coding sequence GTGGCATATGATGGATTAATGACATATCGTGTTGTAACAGAATTACAAGCTCTTGTCGGAGGGCGAATCAATCGCGTGCACCAACCGTATTCCCTCGACTTGATGATTCAAGTCCGATCGAACCGCCAAAGCGTCCAATTGCTCGTTTCGGCGAACGCGATGTACGCGCGGCTCCAATTAACGGATAATCCGACCAAGAACCCGCAAGAACCCCCGATGTTTTGCATGATGCTCCGCAAACATATCGAAGGTGGCTTCATCACGGCGGTCGAACAAATCGGACGTGACCGTGTCATCGTCTTGTCGATTCGTTCACGAAACGAGCTCGGCGACGAAGAGAACAAGAAAGTGTATATCGAATTGATGGGACGGCACTCGAACGTCGTGTTGACGAACGAGGACGGCAAGATTTTAGACGCGATCAAGCACTTGCCACCGTCACAGAACACGTACCGGACGATCATGCCGGGCAGTGATTACTTATTGCCGCCGGCCCAAGACAAGTGCGACCCGTTGACAGAACGTGAGGCCGGCTTGAAGCGAATCGATTGGAATGCCGGAAAACTTGATAAACAACTTGTCGCCAGTTTCGCAGGTCTGAGCCCGCAGATTGCACAAGAAATCGTCCATCGGGCCAAACTCCCGAACCGGGCGAGCATCGAAGAGGCGTTCATCGGTGTGATGGCCGACCTCGAAGGACCGTTCGTTTTCCAACAGCTCGCTTCCGGAAAAGAACGTTTCAGTCCGATCGTGCTCACGTCAGGAGAGATTACCGCCGAAGAACGCTACGAGACGAGCAAAGACGTCCTCGACCGCTTCTTCTATGAAAAAGCGAACCGGGACCGCGTCAAACAACAGGCGCATGATGTCGAACGTTTGCTCAAGTCCGAGCTCGAGAAGAACATCTTGAAGCGGAAGCGTCTGCTCGACGACTTGAAGGCGACGGAACGGTCCGATGAGCTCCAAAAATACGGTGAACTGTTGACGACGTACTTGTTCCAACTTGAGAAAGGCATGACCGTCGCTCACGTCGTCGACTACTACGACGAAGAAGGCGGTATGATCGACATTCCGCTCAATCCGCTCAAGACGCCAAACGAAAACGCACAAGCCTACTATAAGAAATACAACAAGTTGAAAGTCGCCAAAATCGAAGTGCAAAAGCAAATCGAATTGAACGACGCCGAGATTCACTATTTAGAGACGCTCGTCGCCCAACTCGATGTCGCCTCGCCGGCCGATATCGTCGAGATTCGGGAAGAGTTGGCCGAAGGCGGCTATATGAAACAACGAAGCCAAAAGAAAAAGCAGACGAAAAAAGTCACGCTCGAAGCGTATACGTCGTCGACGGGGACAGAGTTCTTCGTCGGGAAGAACAATACGCAAAACGATCATTTGACGTTCAAGTTCGCCCGCCGCGACGAGATTTGGCTCCACGTGAAAGACATTCCCGGTTCACACGTCATCATCCGTTCGAGCGAGCCCGACGAGACGACGCTGCTCGAAGCCGCGACAGTCGCCGCCTACTTCTCGAAGGCCCGTGCCTCGAGCGGTGTGCCGGTCGATTACACGAAAGCACGCTACGTGAAAAAGCCGAGCGGCGCCAAACCTGGATTCGTGATCTATACGGACCAGCAGACGGTGTACGTCACGCCGGATGAGCGACTCGTCAAATCACTCCAGCAATGA
- a CDS encoding FUSC family protein, protein MINKRYIPKVGLRTLKTGIAVAITIALSWYVFGIYSGMGAIAAVVAMQPTVKRSSNIVFSRIFGTIVGLMCGLLIVYAFGVNPISIGLAVIVALTLNTTFDKTHMSTYAAFAIVLMLENPTTDFFHYAWTRSLLTAVGVFVSLGVNYAFLPPRYEDRLLNEIRKTSAYMFHHWRELVGSPSELLETRARILGHQELHMMLQEDMKVTNVTLKHLTIKQYRLLIHLEDKLVLLLESLAEHREALLLMGEEERRAFESEFLYLLAHHHDILYTCDKPYSLFTLPHEDLSVSEILHGHLLDYHEQLEAFKHNRK, encoded by the coding sequence ATGATCAACAAACGTTACATCCCTAAAGTCGGACTCCGGACATTAAAGACGGGGATTGCCGTCGCCATCACGATTGCCTTGTCGTGGTACGTGTTTGGCATCTATTCAGGCATGGGGGCTATCGCGGCCGTCGTCGCGATGCAACCGACCGTGAAACGGTCATCAAATATCGTCTTCAGTCGAATCTTCGGGACGATTGTCGGGCTCATGTGCGGTCTCTTGATCGTCTACGCGTTCGGAGTCAACCCGATCTCGATCGGGCTCGCCGTCATCGTGGCGCTCACGCTCAACACGACGTTCGATAAGACACACATGTCGACGTACGCGGCGTTCGCAATCGTGCTCATGCTCGAGAACCCGACGACCGACTTCTTCCATTATGCGTGGACCCGTTCGCTTTTGACGGCCGTCGGTGTTTTCGTCTCACTCGGAGTGAACTATGCGTTCCTGCCGCCTCGTTATGAAGATCGGTTGCTCAATGAGATTCGAAAGACATCGGCCTACATGTTTCACCATTGGCGTGAACTTGTCGGATCCCCATCAGAATTGCTCGAGACGCGGGCCCGCATCCTCGGGCATCAGGAGCTGCACATGATGCTCCAAGAAGACATGAAAGTGACGAACGTGACATTGAAGCATTTGACGATCAAACAGTATCGTCTATTGATTCACCTTGAGGACAAGCTCGTCTTGTTGCTCGAGAGTCTCGCCGAACACCGCGAGGCACTATTATTGATGGGTGAGGAAGAACGCCGGGCGTTCGAATCCGAGTTTTTATATCTCCTTGCGCATCATCACGACATCCTCTACACGTGTGACAAGCCGTATTCGCTGTTCACGTTGCCGCACGAGGATTTATCCGTTTCTGAAATCTTACACGGGCACTTGCTCGACTATCATGAACAGCTCGAAGCGTTCAAACATAACCGGAAATGA
- the pyrE gene encoding orotate phosphoribosyltransferase has protein sequence MRQIAEALLQIEAVTLSPENPYIWSSGMKSPIYCDNRLTLSYPDVRNLIIDALVEAIRPLNADVIAGTATAGIPHATLVADRLGLPLVYVRSSAKGHGKGNQIEGRFEPGARVVVIEDLLSTGSSSIEAAKAIQKAGGEVIKIQAIFSYSLSRLHINLLDSGFTAHALITLLDVLDVAVKKRIISKEEAATLRDWRNDPTGWSARVTS, from the coding sequence ATGAGACAAATCGCTGAAGCTTTATTACAGATCGAGGCCGTGACCCTTTCTCCCGAGAACCCGTATATATGGTCGAGCGGGATGAAGAGTCCGATTTATTGTGACAACCGTTTGACGCTCAGCTATCCTGATGTCCGCAATCTCATCATCGATGCGCTCGTCGAAGCGATCCGTCCGCTCAACGCCGATGTCATCGCCGGGACAGCGACAGCGGGAATTCCTCATGCGACGCTTGTCGCCGACCGGCTCGGCTTGCCGCTCGTCTACGTCCGTTCGAGTGCGAAAGGACATGGGAAAGGGAATCAAATCGAAGGTCGGTTCGAGCCTGGCGCTCGTGTCGTCGTGATTGAAGATTTGTTGTCGACCGGTTCATCGAGCATCGAGGCCGCCAAAGCGATCCAGAAAGCGGGCGGGGAAGTGATCAAGATTCAAGCGATCTTTTCCTACAGTCTGAGCCGTCTTCACATCAATTTGTTGGACTCCGGTTTCACTGCGCACGCGCTAATCACACTGTTGGATGTGCTCGACGTCGCCGTCAAGAAGCGCATCATCAGTAAAGAAGAGGCTGCTACTTTACGTGACTGGCGGAATGATCCGACAGGTTGGAGCGCTCGTGTCACATCGTAA
- the pyrF gene encoding orotidine-5'-phosphate decarboxylase, whose product MNRLYLALDVETGADAFRLLERINQKPAVKVGMELFYREGGRFVEQLVDNGYPVFLDIKVHDIPETARRTLRQIGRLGVELTNVHTLGGETMMRYALDGLRDVTDTTKLIGVTQLTSTDERMLSEELNIKGGLEQAVLRQAAMADRAGLDGVVASVHEARAIHQALGSSFLTVTPGIRMNETVDDQVRTATPKAAREAGVSAIVVGRPITRAEDPNAAYEYYLQEWSRTYETNR is encoded by the coding sequence ATGAACAGACTGTATCTCGCGCTTGATGTCGAGACGGGCGCCGACGCGTTCCGTCTATTGGAACGAATCAATCAGAAACCAGCCGTCAAAGTCGGGATGGAGCTGTTCTATCGGGAAGGGGGGCGTTTTGTCGAGCAACTCGTCGACAATGGATACCCCGTCTTTTTAGACATCAAAGTCCACGACATCCCGGAGACGGCACGGCGGACGCTCCGTCAAATCGGCCGCCTCGGCGTCGAGTTGACGAACGTCCATACACTCGGCGGCGAGACGATGATGCGCTACGCCTTAGACGGCTTACGTGATGTGACCGATACGACGAAATTGATTGGGGTCACCCAGTTGACGTCGACCGATGAACGGATGCTTTCTGAAGAATTAAACATCAAAGGCGGTCTGGAGCAGGCCGTCCTTCGCCAGGCAGCCATGGCCGATCGGGCCGGACTCGACGGGGTCGTCGCGTCCGTGCATGAGGCCCGCGCGATTCACCAAGCGCTCGGCTCATCGTTTTTGACCGTGACGCCGGGTATCCGGATGAACGAGACAGTAGACGATCAAGTCCGGACCGCCACACCAAAAGCGGCGCGTGAGGCCGGCGTGTCGGCCATCGTCGTCGGCCGGCCGATCACCCGGGCCGAAGACCCGAACGCCGCATATGAATACTACTTACAGGAATGGAGTCGAACGTATGAGACAAATCGCTGA
- a CDS encoding dihydroorotate dehydrogenase, translating to MRLHVDLPGLQLKNPIMPASGCFGFGEEFAKLYDLSILGGIMIKAATGESRFGNGTPRVAETAQGMLNAIGLQNPGVDAIIEDKLPFLAGFDTEIIANVAGSTPEEYIHVARQMSADPTIKALELNISCPNVKCGGMQFGTDPEMAAELTRLVKAASTKPVYVKLSPNVTSITAMAKAVEAAGADGITMINTLVGMRIDVTTGQPILANRIGGLSGPAVKPVAIRMVYEVAQAVDIPIIGMGGVRTVDDVLEFIYAGASAVAVGTANFENPYVCQEIIEALPGRLDELGIDHILDIRGKAYEQTVSRA from the coding sequence ATGAGATTACACGTCGACTTGCCAGGCTTACAGTTGAAAAACCCAATCATGCCGGCGTCAGGCTGTTTCGGATTCGGTGAAGAGTTCGCCAAACTTTATGACTTATCGATATTAGGCGGTATTATGATTAAGGCGGCGACAGGCGAATCGCGATTCGGCAACGGCACGCCCCGAGTCGCTGAGACGGCACAAGGAATGCTGAACGCCATCGGCCTTCAAAACCCAGGTGTCGACGCCATCATCGAAGACAAGCTTCCGTTCCTGGCGGGATTTGATACCGAGATCATCGCCAACGTGGCCGGCTCGACGCCAGAAGAGTATATTCACGTCGCCCGCCAGATGAGTGCCGACCCGACCATTAAAGCGCTCGAGCTGAACATTTCATGTCCGAACGTGAAGTGCGGCGGGATGCAGTTTGGGACCGATCCTGAGATGGCGGCCGAATTGACCCGGCTTGTCAAAGCGGCGTCAACGAAACCGGTTTACGTCAAACTGTCACCGAACGTCACATCGATCACGGCGATGGCCAAGGCGGTCGAAGCGGCCGGTGCCGACGGGATCACGATGATCAACACGCTCGTCGGGATGCGCATCGACGTCACGACCGGACAACCGATTCTCGCCAATCGAATCGGGGGCTTGTCTGGCCCTGCCGTCAAACCGGTCGCCATTCGGATGGTGTATGAAGTCGCTCAGGCCGTCGATATCCCGATTATCGGGATGGGCGGCGTGCGGACGGTGGACGACGTATTAGAGTTTATCTACGCAGGTGCCTCAGCGGTCGCGGTCGGAACGGCCAATTTTGAGAACCCGTACGTCTGTCAAGAAATCATCGAAGCGTTGCCGGGACGACTTGACGAACTTGGCATCGATCACATTTTAGACATCAGGGGGAAAGCTTATGAACAGACTGTATCTCGCGCTTGA
- a CDS encoding dihydroorotate dehydrogenase electron transfer subunit, whose amino-acid sequence MRQLATILSNRLIATATMEMKVEIAPQEVAPGTFFHVKTSELLRRPLSVANVEGNVVTFLYKVIGSGTADLAARRTGDVLDVLGPLGNGFPLEQTGKRVVLVGGGIGVPPLYYTRRLLAARGIETVAILGFDTKTSIFYEDAFRELGETIITTVDGTYGEMGFVTGPLARVEADVLFSCGPEPMLKAVAASHIEERYISIENRMGCGIGACFACVCEAPGGYVKVCSDGPVFRAEEVTL is encoded by the coding sequence ATGAGACAACTCGCGACCATTTTATCGAACCGATTGATCGCGACAGCGACGATGGAGATGAAAGTCGAAATCGCACCGCAAGAAGTCGCGCCGGGCACGTTCTTCCACGTGAAGACGTCAGAGCTGTTGCGCCGGCCACTCTCGGTCGCGAACGTCGAAGGCAACGTCGTCACGTTCCTGTATAAAGTCATCGGCAGCGGGACGGCAGATTTGGCCGCTCGTCGGACGGGAGACGTCTTGGACGTCCTCGGACCGCTCGGCAACGGTTTCCCGCTCGAGCAAACAGGCAAGCGTGTCGTCCTCGTCGGTGGGGGCATCGGGGTGCCACCGCTCTACTACACGCGGCGTCTGCTCGCCGCACGCGGGATTGAGACGGTGGCGATTCTCGGGTTTGATACGAAAACGAGCATTTTTTATGAAGACGCGTTCCGTGAACTGGGGGAGACGATCATCACGACGGTCGACGGAACGTATGGGGAAATGGGATTTGTGACCGGCCCGCTCGCGCGGGTCGAGGCCGATGTGTTGTTCAGCTGTGGACCGGAACCGATGTTGAAGGCAGTCGCCGCGTCACATATCGAAGAGCGATATATCTCGATCGAGAATCGGATGGGGTGTGGCATTGGAGCTTGTTTCGCTTGCGTGTGCGAAGCGCCAGGCGGTTACGTCAAAGTGTGCAGTGACGGACCGGTATTTCGTGCGGAAGAGGTGACGCTATGA
- the carB gene encoding carbamoyl-phosphate synthase large subunit — MPKRPDIQKILVIGSGPIVIGQAAEFDYAGTQACLALKEEGYEVILVNSNPATIMTDPTTADRVYIEPLEPEFVERIIRQERPDALLATLGGQTGLNLAMELDRRGVLEDCGVELLGTKLSAIEQAEDREQFRDLMYKLGHGVPESEIVQSLESAWGFAERIGYPIIIRPAYTLGGTGGGIAHDRNEFEQFVESGLKASPVTQVLLEKSIAGMKEVEYEVMRDSSDQAIIVCAMENFDPVGVHTGDSIVFAPTQTLSDRDYQMLRSVSLDIIRALGIEGGCNIQFALDPDSFTYYVIEVNPRVSRSSALASKATGYPIAKLAAKVAVGYKLSELKNPVTETSYASFEPALDYVVAKIPRFAFDKFETADRRLGTQMKATGEVMAIGRNLEEALLKAVRSLELGTEDLAVPRLAQLSTAELDRELTTPTDERLWMLYEALRRGYSTEQLHELTKIDRFFLSKLARIWQQEETLQHEPLSKERLIETKRLGFSDKMIARITNETVETVTSLRNDWGIRPVYKMVDTCAAEFASETPYFYGTYEVENEAVKTDKPSILVLGSGPIRIGQGVEFDYATVHSIQTIRDAGYEAIIINNNPETVSTDFSISDRLYFEPLTTEDVLEVIRNEQPLGVIVQFGGQTAINLAASLEAEGVQILGTSLEDIDRAEDRKAFEATLSAEQLAQPPGKTAVTVEEAVACADMLGYPVLVRPSYVLGGRAMEIVYERSELERYMRHAVVASKDRPVLIDRYLTGIEIEVDAICDGTDVYIPGIMEHIERAGVHSGDSIAVYPPQRLSEALKEKVVDYTIKLAKAFRIKGLLNIQFVYADDLYVIEVNPRASRTVPFISKVTGLPIARIATQTILGTSLKDLGLGTGLHPEADAISVKVPVFSFAKLKEVDPSLGPEMKSTGEVMATDRTLEKALYKGLVAAGMTIALKGNVLLTVADQDKEEALDIARRFNRLGFRLMATSGTAQALSADGLPVHPVGKINESGETMLSVIERGEVDIVLNTTTRDALATKDGFIIRRAAAEQGVLCLTSLDTVKALLQVIESLSFQTTSLPEFKTFGVTV, encoded by the coding sequence ATGCCAAAACGACCAGATATTCAGAAAATCCTTGTAATCGGATCCGGCCCGATCGTCATCGGACAGGCGGCAGAATTTGACTATGCTGGTACCCAGGCGTGTCTTGCCTTGAAAGAAGAAGGATACGAGGTCATCCTCGTCAACTCGAACCCGGCCACGATCATGACCGACCCGACGACGGCGGACCGCGTCTACATCGAACCGCTCGAACCGGAGTTCGTCGAGCGGATCATCCGTCAAGAACGTCCGGACGCGCTCCTCGCCACACTCGGCGGCCAGACCGGCCTCAACTTGGCGATGGAACTCGACCGCCGCGGCGTGCTTGAAGATTGCGGCGTCGAATTGCTCGGGACGAAATTATCGGCCATCGAACAGGCTGAGGACCGGGAACAGTTCCGCGACCTCATGTATAAACTCGGGCACGGGGTCCCGGAAAGCGAGATCGTGCAGTCACTCGAGTCGGCTTGGGGCTTTGCGGAACGGATCGGCTACCCAATCATCATCCGTCCGGCGTACACACTCGGAGGAACCGGTGGCGGGATCGCCCATGACCGGAATGAATTTGAGCAGTTCGTCGAATCGGGACTGAAAGCGAGCCCGGTGACACAAGTGTTGCTCGAAAAATCGATCGCTGGCATGAAAGAAGTCGAGTATGAAGTGATGCGCGATTCGAGCGACCAGGCAATCATCGTCTGTGCGATGGAAAACTTTGATCCGGTCGGGGTCCATACGGGCGACTCGATCGTCTTCGCACCGACACAAACACTGTCTGACCGCGACTATCAGATGCTTCGCAGCGTCTCACTCGACATCATCCGCGCCCTCGGCATCGAAGGCGGATGTAACATCCAATTCGCTCTCGACCCGGACAGCTTCACGTATTACGTCATCGAGGTCAATCCGCGTGTCTCGCGCAGTTCGGCGCTCGCCTCGAAAGCGACGGGGTACCCGATCGCCAAGCTGGCTGCGAAAGTGGCGGTCGGATACAAGTTGTCAGAACTGAAGAACCCGGTGACGGAGACGAGTTACGCCTCGTTCGAACCGGCGCTCGACTATGTCGTCGCTAAAATTCCGCGCTTCGCCTTTGATAAGTTCGAGACGGCTGATCGTCGCCTCGGCACGCAGATGAAAGCGACCGGGGAAGTGATGGCGATCGGCCGTAACTTGGAAGAAGCACTCTTGAAGGCCGTCCGTTCGCTCGAACTCGGGACAGAAGACTTGGCCGTGCCACGCCTCGCGCAACTCAGCACCGCGGAGCTCGACCGCGAACTGACGACACCGACGGATGAGCGGTTGTGGATGCTCTATGAGGCGCTCCGCCGCGGCTACTCGACAGAACAGTTGCATGAGCTGACAAAAATCGATCGTTTCTTCTTATCGAAACTCGCTCGGATTTGGCAACAAGAAGAGACGCTTCAGCATGAGCCGCTTTCGAAAGAACGCCTCATCGAGACGAAACGTCTCGGCTTCAGCGATAAGATGATCGCCCGAATCACGAATGAGACTGTGGAGACGGTGACATCGCTTCGGAACGACTGGGGCATCCGCCCGGTGTATAAGATGGTCGACACGTGTGCGGCCGAGTTCGCTTCGGAGACACCATACTTTTACGGGACGTACGAAGTCGAGAACGAGGCCGTGAAGACGGACAAACCATCGATTCTCGTCCTCGGTTCGGGACCGATCCGGATCGGGCAAGGTGTCGAATTCGACTACGCGACCGTCCACTCGATCCAGACGATCCGTGACGCAGGCTACGAAGCGATCATCATCAACAATAACCCGGAGACGGTGTCGACCGACTTCTCGATCTCGGACCGGCTCTACTTCGAACCGCTCACGACCGAAGACGTGCTCGAGGTCATCCGCAACGAACAGCCGCTCGGCGTCATCGTCCAGTTCGGCGGTCAGACGGCGATCAACTTGGCGGCCTCGCTCGAAGCGGAAGGGGTCCAAATTTTAGGGACGTCGCTTGAAGATATCGACCGCGCCGAAGACCGGAAAGCGTTCGAAGCGACGCTCTCGGCCGAACAACTCGCCCAACCGCCGGGCAAGACGGCGGTCACGGTCGAAGAGGCCGTCGCTTGCGCCGATATGCTTGGCTATCCGGTACTCGTCCGCCCATCATACGTCCTCGGCGGCCGGGCGATGGAAATCGTTTATGAGCGCTCGGAGCTCGAACGGTATATGCGCCACGCCGTCGTCGCCTCGAAAGACCGTCCCGTCCTCATCGACCGCTACTTGACGGGCATCGAGATTGAAGTCGATGCCATCTGTGACGGGACCGACGTTTATATCCCGGGCATCATGGAACATATCGAACGGGCCGGCGTCCACTCGGGTGACTCGATCGCCGTGTATCCGCCGCAACGATTGAGTGAGGCATTGAAAGAAAAAGTCGTCGACTACACGATTAAACTCGCCAAGGCGTTCCGAATCAAAGGGTTGCTCAATATCCAGTTCGTCTACGCGGACGACTTATATGTCATCGAGGTCAACCCGCGGGCGAGCCGGACCGTCCCATTCATCTCGAAAGTGACGGGCCTGCCGATTGCGCGCATCGCCACGCAGACGATTCTCGGGACGAGTCTGAAAGATTTAGGGTTAGGGACCGGCCTGCATCCAGAAGCGGACGCGATTTCGGTCAAAGTGCCAGTGTTCAGTTTCGCGAAATTAAAAGAAGTCGATCCGTCGCTCGGGCCGGAAATGAAATCGACCGGTGAAGTCATGGCGACAGACCGTACGCTCGAAAAAGCACTGTATAAAGGGCTCGTCGCCGCCGGCATGACGATCGCCTTGAAAGGGAACGTCCTATTGACGGTCGCCGACCAAGACAAGGAAGAGGCGCTCGACATCGCCCGCCGTTTCAATCGACTCGGATTCCGCCTGATGGCCACGTCCGGTACGGCGCAGGCGCTCTCAGCAGACGGCCTACCGGTCCATCCGGTCGGGAAGATCAATGAGTCTGGTGAGACGATGCTGAGCGTCATCGAACGAGGAGAAGTCGACATCGTCTTGAACACGACGACGCGTGACGCCCTCGCGACGAAAGACGGGTTCATCATCCGTCGGGCCGCGGCCGAGCAAGGCGTGCTCTGTCTGACGTCGCTCGATACGGTTAAGGCGCTGCTCCAAGTCATCGAGAGCCTGTCGTTCCAAACAACGAGTTTGCCGGAGTTCAAGACATTCGGGGTGACCGTATGA
- a CDS encoding carbamoyl phosphate synthase small subunit, protein MKRTLWLEDGTSFVGTAFGADVETIGEVVFQTGMTGYQEMLSDPSYCDQLIVLTNPLIGNYGVNREDFETTVPMAKGLIVKEVCDLPSNFRSTATLSDTLLRFNIPGLAGVDTRMLTRHLRSRGVMRGVMVDGESTWASVQDRFDVLLPTDQVERVSTKRAYVSTGRGPRIALIDFGAKLGIMRELVKRDCEVVVLPHDVTADEVMRYEPDGVMLSNGPGDPKDVPTALPLIERLMPVLPIFGICLGHQLIALASGANTFKLPFGHRGANHPVLELETGAVTITSQNHGYAVDEASLATTGLVVTHRAVNDGTVEGVKHLHHPTFSVQYHPEAAPGPYDANDLFDRFMQIVQENKQKVGM, encoded by the coding sequence ATGAAACGAACATTATGGCTTGAGGACGGCACTTCATTTGTAGGAACAGCATTCGGTGCAGACGTCGAGACGATCGGGGAAGTCGTCTTTCAGACCGGGATGACCGGGTATCAGGAGATGTTGTCGGACCCATCGTACTGCGACCAGCTCATCGTGCTGACGAACCCGTTGATCGGCAATTACGGCGTCAACCGGGAAGATTTTGAGACGACTGTGCCGATGGCGAAAGGACTCATCGTGAAAGAAGTGTGCGATTTGCCTTCAAACTTCCGGTCGACCGCAACGCTCAGCGATACGCTTCTCCGCTTCAATATCCCAGGTCTAGCAGGGGTCGACACGCGGATGTTGACGCGTCATCTCCGCTCACGTGGCGTCATGCGCGGCGTCATGGTCGATGGGGAATCGACGTGGGCATCGGTCCAGGATCGCTTTGACGTCCTTCTTCCGACCGATCAAGTCGAGCGCGTCTCGACAAAGCGGGCGTATGTCAGCACGGGCCGCGGGCCGCGTATCGCCCTCATCGACTTCGGTGCGAAGCTCGGCATCATGCGTGAACTCGTGAAGCGCGACTGTGAAGTCGTCGTCTTGCCGCACGACGTGACGGCCGACGAAGTGATGCGCTATGAACCGGATGGCGTCATGCTGTCGAACGGACCGGGGGACCCGAAAGACGTCCCGACGGCGTTGCCGCTCATCGAGCGCCTCATGCCGGTGTTGCCGATTTTCGGAATTTGTCTCGGCCATCAGTTGATCGCACTCGCGAGCGGGGCCAATACGTTCAAACTCCCGTTCGGCCATCGCGGCGCCAACCATCCGGTGCTCGAACTTGAGACCGGCGCGGTGACAATCACATCCCAAAACCACGGCTACGCGGTCGATGAGGCATCACTCGCGACGACCGGACTCGTCGTCACGCATCGCGCCGTCAACGATGGCACGGTTGAAGGGGTGAAGCACTTGCATCATCCGACGTTCTCGGTCCAATACCATCCGGAAGCGGCACCGGGTCCATATGACGCCAACGACTTATTTGACCGCTTCATGCAGATCGTCCAAGAAAACAAACAGAAAGTAGGAATGTGA